One genomic window of Syntrophus gentianae includes the following:
- a CDS encoding 3-hydroxyacyl-CoA dehydrogenase family protein, which produces MKEVKTVGVIGFGVMGAAIGLGCATNGYKVVFKEVNDDLVKAMYDKNVAKPMAKRVQQGKMTQEEADKVCGAITGTSSFKDLAACDLIIEAAVEDINLKIQIFEEISKVVPKETIIVSNTSTFPIETLMQKVDNPTRTAGLHYFFPANVNKCLEVIRQKATSDETYEALVAFAKGNKKVPIAVVSFPGFAVNPIFIAAYDVLTSFAGKYNVATLESISQEALGIKYGIMWVLAGAGPGTPYHAAVSMVEYLGSTDIGWPPVSAALKEIYDQNKVWDINDGPVLEDPAARGEVRDLLLGSVFCIAKHLIAKKVVSVEDLDLGVRTALAWPKGPFQMMNEMGQEKAQKLMQLAVDAGYFKMPPM; this is translated from the coding sequence ATGAAGGAAGTCAAGACAGTGGGCGTCATTGGTTTTGGCGTGATGGGAGCCGCAATCGGGCTCGGTTGTGCCACGAATGGATATAAAGTTGTCTTCAAGGAAGTGAATGACGATCTGGTCAAGGCCATGTATGACAAGAATGTGGCCAAGCCCATGGCCAAGAGGGTTCAGCAGGGAAAGATGACTCAGGAGGAAGCGGACAAGGTCTGCGGGGCGATCACCGGAACTTCCAGTTTCAAGGATTTGGCTGCCTGCGATCTGATTATCGAGGCGGCCGTCGAAGATATAAATCTGAAGATCCAGATTTTCGAAGAAATTTCCAAGGTGGTCCCCAAGGAAACCATTATTGTAAGCAACACCTCGACCTTCCCGATCGAAACACTGATGCAGAAGGTTGACAATCCGACAAGGACGGCCGGCCTGCACTATTTCTTCCCGGCCAATGTCAACAAATGTCTCGAGGTGATCCGCCAGAAAGCGACCAGCGATGAAACCTACGAGGCGCTTGTCGCCTTTGCGAAGGGTAATAAAAAGGTTCCAATTGCGGTTGTGTCCTTCCCGGGGTTTGCCGTCAATCCGATTTTTATTGCCGCCTACGACGTTCTTACTTCCTTTGCGGGCAAGTACAATGTCGCGACGCTGGAGAGTATCTCTCAGGAGGCCCTGGGCATAAAATACGGGATCATGTGGGTGCTGGCCGGCGCCGGCCCTGGAACCCCCTATCATGCTGCGGTTTCCATGGTCGAGTATCTGGGCAGTACGGATATCGGTTGGCCGCCGGTTTCTGCAGCCCTGAAAGAAATTTATGACCAGAACAAGGTATGGGATATAAACGACGGCCCAGTGCTTGAAGATCCAGCGGCGCGCGGTGAGGTGAGAGACCTCCTGCTCGGCTCTGTCTTCTGCATCGCCAAGCACCTGATTGCGAAGAAGGTGGTGTCCGTAGAGGATCTTGACCTCGGCGTTCGCACTGCTCTTGCCTGGCCGAAAGGACCGTTCCAGATGATGAATGAAATGGGACAGGAGAAAGCTCAGAAGCTGATGCAACTGGCCGTGGACGCCGGTTATTTCAAGATGCCGCCGATGTGA
- a CDS encoding IclR family transcriptional regulator produces the protein MPLTYKSVPAIEKCFAILDLLSKTEKPLGISDISRQLSLNKSTVFNMVYTLVDLDVLDDLGGGKFGFGHHLYKLGNTAGKRSELIQIVHPYLEIINQETKLSAFLGIRSGLHTVLIDKADKAHGIRLSSEIGMQMPLLGGVGIKAMLSLLSQPLVEELIGNTKLVRYAPNSITDKSAYLEAIDKVRREGIAFDREEYMEGLMAVGVPVRTHNRRIQAAIWVVGLMRQLSEEAVLNLSNLLKEIANKINLQME, from the coding sequence ATGCCCCTTACCTACAAGAGCGTACCAGCCATTGAAAAATGCTTTGCCATTCTGGACCTGCTTTCCAAGACTGAAAAGCCCCTTGGCATCAGCGACATTTCAAGACAATTGTCTCTTAACAAAAGTACCGTCTTCAACATGGTTTACACCCTTGTTGACTTGGACGTGCTTGATGATCTGGGTGGGGGTAAATTCGGATTCGGACACCATCTTTACAAGCTGGGTAACACCGCAGGCAAACGCTCAGAGCTGATCCAGATTGTCCATCCTTATTTGGAAATAATAAATCAAGAGACAAAGCTTTCGGCATTTTTAGGGATACGGTCCGGATTACACACTGTGCTGATCGACAAGGCGGATAAGGCCCACGGAATCAGGCTGTCTTCGGAAATCGGCATGCAGATGCCCCTTCTCGGAGGTGTTGGAATCAAGGCCATGCTGTCTCTTTTAAGCCAGCCCCTGGTGGAAGAGCTCATCGGAAATACCAAGTTAGTACGGTACGCCCCCAATTCAATCACCGATAAAAGCGCCTATCTAGAGGCGATCGATAAGGTCCGCAGGGAAGGAATTGCCTTTGACCGGGAGGAATATATGGAGGGGCTGATGGCTGTCGGCGTCCCCGTAAGAACGCATAACCGGCGAATTCAAGCCGCCATCTGGGTCGTAGGGCTGATGCGGCAGTTATCAGAGGAGGCAGTTCTGAATTTAAGCAATCTACTGAAAGAAATAGCCAATAAAATCAATTTACAGATGGAGTGA
- a CDS encoding enoyl-CoA hydratase/isomerase family protein, with protein MYETINLIVEEGIATVTLNRPPVNPLNSKMFAELGQAVAELEADPAVRVVIITGSGDKAFVAGADINEMKDLTPVAMYQFCKASGNTFRALETMSKPTIAAINGLAFGGGCELTLTCDFRLAADTAKFALPEINLGIIPGGGGTQRLPRLLGAAKAKELLMLGDIIDANAACQCGLVNKVIPLAELMNEAKALAKKLAGKSSLATAIIKNSVNQGLNMNLGEALDFETKNFILVFTGDDRREGFSAFVEKRKPKFT; from the coding sequence ATGTATGAAACCATCAATCTTATCGTTGAGGAAGGAATAGCGACGGTTACCTTAAACCGGCCGCCGGTCAATCCGCTGAACAGCAAAATGTTTGCGGAGCTTGGTCAGGCTGTGGCCGAACTGGAGGCGGACCCCGCTGTCCGGGTAGTCATCATCACCGGTTCCGGCGACAAGGCCTTTGTTGCAGGTGCAGATATCAATGAAATGAAGGACCTGACTCCGGTAGCGATGTATCAATTCTGCAAGGCATCGGGAAATACATTTCGAGCCCTTGAAACAATGAGTAAGCCGACCATTGCCGCGATCAATGGGTTGGCATTCGGCGGCGGCTGTGAGCTGACATTGACCTGTGATTTCCGGCTGGCAGCAGATACGGCCAAGTTTGCCCTTCCGGAAATTAACCTGGGCATCATCCCCGGTGGTGGCGGAACGCAGCGTCTGCCTCGCCTGCTGGGCGCGGCCAAGGCAAAGGAACTGCTCATGCTGGGCGATATCATCGATGCCAATGCCGCCTGTCAGTGTGGCCTGGTCAACAAGGTCATCCCCCTGGCCGAGCTGATGAATGAGGCAAAAGCCCTGGCGAAAAAGCTGGCGGGAAAATCATCCCTCGCAACAGCCATCATTAAAAATTCGGTGAATCAGGGACTGAACATGAACCTGGGGGAAGCCTTGGATTTCGAGACGAAGAATTTCATCCTGGTATTTACCGGCGACGATCGCCGGGAAGGGTTCAGCGCCTTCGTGGAGAAGCGCAAACCCAAATTCACATAG
- a CDS encoding Zn-ribbon domain-containing OB-fold protein yields the protein MSITDGKYAASMDMWPLQGKKFTRIYPFYDQLKEGRLTTTKCKDCGTLSFPPRVMCPECLSENLEWVDLPNRGKALSVTYEEVGVPMGFETPLVHAMVDLGGVLKLFTRIKDCPMGALKEGDEVKLCVFPVDPLPFDGKKGEDNVIQRVFFCFEKA from the coding sequence ATGAGTATCACAGATGGCAAATATGCAGCTTCGATGGATATGTGGCCGTTGCAGGGCAAGAAGTTCACCCGCATTTACCCCTTTTATGATCAACTGAAGGAAGGGAGACTGACGACTACCAAGTGTAAAGATTGTGGCACCCTGTCGTTTCCCCCCCGGGTGATGTGTCCGGAATGTTTATCGGAAAACCTGGAATGGGTCGATCTCCCCAACAGGGGTAAGGCTCTGAGTGTGACTTATGAAGAAGTGGGTGTACCGATGGGCTTTGAAACACCGCTGGTTCACGCCATGGTCGATCTTGGTGGCGTGCTGAAACTTTTCACCCGGATCAAGGACTGTCCCATGGGCGCGTTGAAGGAGGGGGATGAAGTGAAACTGTGCGTCTTCCCGGTAGATCCGCTGCCCTTTGACGGTAAAAAGGGTGAAGATAACGTGATTCAGAGAGTCTTTTTCTGCTTTGAGAAGGCCTGA
- a CDS encoding thiolase family protein, with the protein MRNVCVIAGGQNLWGVRQANEREMIQEAGKACFEDNPAVSNKDIDGFIVGACHTERCSFQTHLAPLAAEYLGIKPVNLCCRVELLCATGSTGIILADAMIRSGKADVVMVTGVEKLYMPQAWEIFYSELGTGDHEFDCTNGMGLPPPAFATVAQQHMKLYGTTEEQMAMVSVKNRRNGLNNKKGQMQKAITLEEAMGARAIVRPLKLTDCCPVTDGAAAIILACEERAKDLTNKPLVYIRGTAQGTQHNMSANFNNGNWATWDTLRIVGQQAYKHARVTPQDIDVAQTHDCFSISEIVEVEELGFCKKGEGGPFTQAGQSDFGGQVPVNTDGGLLSCGHPFGGTGIRQGIEIMHQLRGDAVRQVEGARIGLTHNLSGLIAAHTVLVYGRDME; encoded by the coding sequence ATGAGAAATGTTTGTGTGATTGCTGGTGGCCAGAATTTGTGGGGAGTGCGTCAGGCCAATGAAAGAGAAATGATCCAGGAGGCCGGCAAGGCTTGTTTCGAGGATAACCCGGCCGTCAGCAATAAGGATATCGACGGGTTTATCGTGGGGGCATGCCATACGGAACGCTGTTCCTTTCAGACGCACCTGGCGCCGCTGGCTGCAGAGTATCTGGGCATCAAACCCGTTAACCTCTGTTGCCGGGTCGAACTGCTGTGCGCGACCGGCAGCACCGGCATTATCCTCGCGGATGCAATGATCCGGAGCGGCAAGGCGGACGTGGTCATGGTCACGGGCGTTGAGAAGCTTTATATGCCCCAGGCCTGGGAAATTTTTTACAGCGAGTTAGGAACTGGCGACCATGAATTTGATTGTACGAACGGGATGGGGCTGCCGCCACCGGCCTTTGCCACGGTCGCTCAACAGCATATGAAACTCTATGGCACGACGGAAGAGCAAATGGCCATGGTGTCGGTGAAGAACCGCCGCAACGGCCTGAATAACAAAAAGGGTCAGATGCAGAAAGCGATTACGCTGGAAGAAGCGATGGGCGCCAGGGCGATCGTCCGGCCGCTGAAACTGACGGACTGCTGTCCCGTCACAGACGGTGCGGCGGCCATCATCCTGGCCTGTGAGGAAAGAGCCAAGGATCTCACCAACAAGCCTCTCGTTTATATCCGAGGGACCGCACAGGGGACCCAGCACAACATGTCGGCCAATTTCAACAACGGTAACTGGGCAACCTGGGACACATTGAGAATTGTAGGCCAGCAAGCCTATAAACACGCCAGGGTGACCCCTCAGGATATCGATGTAGCCCAGACGCATGACTGCTTCTCCATTTCCGAGATCGTTGAAGTGGAAGAGCTCGGTTTCTGTAAAAAAGGCGAAGGTGGACCCTTTACCCAGGCGGGACAATCCGACTTCGGCGGCCAGGTGCCCGTCAATACGGATGGAGGCTTGTTGTCCTGCGGGCATCCCTTCGGGGGAACCGGCATCCGCCAGGGAATTGAAATCATGCATCAGTTAAGGGGCGATGCCGTCCGGCAGGTGGAAGGGGCCAGAATCGGTCTAACCCATAACTTGAGCGGCTTAATCGCTGCGCACACAGTCTTGGTTTACGGGAGGGATATGGAATAA
- a CDS encoding acyl-CoA dehydrogenase family protein, with amino-acid sequence MENLLTDETKMFQQMMHRFCEKEIKPVAGEIDEKEEYPSEILAKLAEMGVGGILAPEQYGGSGLGWVGACIAMEELARVSAAAALAVGATSFYFAYPILVAGSEEQKEKYVTAAAYGEKTGTLALTESGSGPDIAKIETTAETKGDSLVLKGSKMSVINADNADEMLVFARMTNNGQPGDFVLVAVDSKSPGIVIRKVPKMGMSAVATCEVDFNEVEVAKEAVIASGMESLKLITNALDCFRLVFGAVSIGILQGAFEEALSYSQSRMAFGKPICAFQAVGFYLADMYKMGRVARNMIYQAAFKADQGLDISLDAQVAKLYASESCMWVADRSLQIHGGYGFSVEYPISRFFREARLMEVGEGTSETLKETILVRLGLQT; translated from the coding sequence ATGGAAAATCTGTTGACTGATGAAACGAAGATGTTCCAACAAATGATGCACAGATTCTGCGAAAAAGAAATCAAGCCGGTCGCTGGGGAGATTGATGAAAAAGAAGAATATCCTTCTGAAATATTAGCAAAGCTGGCCGAGATGGGGGTGGGGGGCATTCTTGCTCCGGAGCAGTATGGAGGCAGCGGACTTGGCTGGGTTGGCGCGTGCATTGCCATGGAGGAACTGGCCCGTGTTTCGGCTGCTGCCGCGTTGGCGGTTGGAGCTACAAGCTTCTATTTCGCCTATCCCATTCTGGTTGCGGGAAGTGAAGAGCAGAAAGAAAAGTACGTCACTGCCGCGGCATACGGAGAAAAGACGGGAACCCTGGCTCTGACAGAGTCAGGCTCCGGACCGGATATCGCCAAGATAGAGACAACGGCCGAAACCAAAGGGGATTCCCTTGTATTAAAGGGAAGCAAAATGTCGGTAATCAACGCAGACAATGCCGATGAGATGCTGGTCTTTGCCAGGATGACCAATAATGGTCAACCTGGGGATTTTGTTCTGGTTGCTGTCGATTCGAAATCACCGGGAATTGTGATCCGGAAAGTTCCCAAGATGGGGATGAGTGCCGTTGCAACCTGCGAGGTCGACTTCAATGAGGTTGAGGTAGCGAAAGAGGCCGTGATCGCTTCCGGAATGGAGAGCCTCAAATTGATCACCAATGCCCTTGACTGCTTCCGCCTCGTCTTTGGCGCGGTCAGCATCGGTATTCTGCAGGGCGCCTTTGAAGAAGCCCTGTCTTACTCCCAGAGCCGGATGGCCTTCGGTAAACCCATCTGTGCCTTCCAGGCCGTCGGATTTTATCTGGCCGATATGTATAAAATGGGCAGGGTTGCCCGGAATATGATTTATCAGGCGGCCTTCAAGGCAGATCAGGGTCTGGACATTTCGCTGGATGCGCAGGTTGCCAAGCTTTATGCCTCGGAATCCTGCATGTGGGTTGCGGACAGGTCGCTGCAGATCCATGGAGGGTACGGCTTTTCCGTGGAATACCCGATCTCAAGATTTTTCCGGGAAGCTAGGTTGATGGAAGTCGGTGAAGGGACATCAGAAACTTTAAAAGAAACAATCCTTGTAAGGCTTGGATTGCAGACATAA
- a CDS encoding sigma-54 interaction domain-containing protein, with protein sequence MGSDMIYEMVTEDIIRTITDEINIGSLAVERLCQILSDSEVAGEVLSRVITREKFHGLNLLEVINIEFKELNSIFQDSYDGICIVNKNGVVTRVNKAFERLTGIKLKHVLGINLHKIKQEDRYFDTMVSLKVLETGKPVSILQKLTSGKEIMAIGNPVFDESGKIIWAVVNLRDVTELKQLEEKLRKTQELNAQYLLEMETLRKKYTREHCLVSKSREMENIIELATRVALVESPVLIHGESGVGKEIIANILHSMNTKRKKAPLIKVNCGAIPKELIESEFFGYEPGAFTGASRCGKPGFFELANKGTIFLDEIGELPLGLQVKLLRVLQEHEITRLGGIKTVKIDVRVVAATNRDLEMMIKEKSFREDLYYRINVIPIRIPSLRERKDDIAPLLFHFLDLYNKKYDLKKSLSDEVVECLLKYDWPGNVRELINLIERLVVTSDAQQITLENLPPRYRTQTNNSFNPTNQMNLAEAMEEFERHLVNQALNTHKSTRKAAKALGISQSTCARLAKKYRVNYG encoded by the coding sequence ATGGGCAGTGATATGATTTATGAAATGGTTACGGAAGACATCATCCGTACCATAACGGATGAGATCAATATCGGCAGCCTGGCCGTTGAAAGGTTATGCCAGATTTTAAGCGATAGCGAAGTAGCTGGAGAAGTTTTAAGTCGAGTCATAACTCGAGAAAAGTTTCACGGGCTCAATTTACTGGAAGTAATAAACATTGAATTTAAGGAGTTAAATTCAATTTTTCAAGATTCCTACGACGGCATCTGCATCGTTAATAAAAATGGAGTGGTTACCCGTGTAAACAAGGCTTTTGAAAGGTTGACCGGCATAAAATTGAAGCATGTCCTGGGGATTAACCTGCACAAGATCAAGCAGGAGGACCGCTATTTCGATACAATGGTATCGCTGAAGGTGCTGGAAACAGGAAAGCCGGTGTCCATTCTGCAAAAGTTAACCAGCGGAAAAGAAATCATGGCCATCGGCAACCCGGTTTTTGATGAAAGCGGAAAAATCATCTGGGCAGTCGTCAATCTCAGGGATGTGACAGAACTGAAGCAGCTTGAAGAAAAACTGAGGAAAACACAAGAACTGAATGCCCAGTATCTTCTTGAAATGGAAACTCTGCGGAAAAAGTATACCCGTGAACATTGCCTCGTTTCCAAAAGCAGAGAGATGGAGAACATCATAGAATTAGCCACGAGGGTAGCGCTGGTGGAGAGCCCCGTACTGATTCACGGGGAGTCCGGAGTCGGAAAGGAAATCATTGCGAATATCCTGCACAGCATGAATACGAAAAGGAAAAAAGCTCCCTTGATCAAAGTGAACTGTGGCGCCATTCCCAAGGAGCTTATTGAAAGCGAATTTTTCGGCTATGAGCCAGGGGCCTTTACCGGGGCAAGCCGATGCGGAAAGCCCGGCTTTTTCGAGCTGGCCAACAAGGGAACCATTTTTCTTGATGAAATTGGAGAGCTTCCTTTGGGCTTGCAGGTCAAACTTCTCCGTGTCCTGCAGGAGCACGAGATTACCAGGCTTGGCGGCATTAAAACGGTCAAGATCGATGTCCGGGTGGTGGCGGCGACGAATAGAGACCTGGAAATGATGATCAAAGAAAAATCTTTCCGTGAGGACCTCTATTATCGGATCAATGTGATTCCCATCCGAATTCCTTCCCTCCGGGAGCGCAAGGACGATATCGCCCCCCTGCTTTTCCATTTTCTCGATCTTTATAATAAAAAATACGATTTGAAGAAGAGCCTGTCGGATGAGGTGGTTGAATGCCTGCTGAAATATGACTGGCCGGGAAATGTCAGGGAGCTGATTAATTTAATTGAAAGACTTGTAGTCACAAGCGACGCCCAGCAGATAACCCTGGAGAACCTTCCACCTCGGTACCGCACTCAAACAAACAACAGCTTTAATCCAACGAACCAGATGAACCTGGCGGAGGCCATGGAGGAATTCGAGCGGCATTTGGTAAATCAGGCTCTAAACACTCACAAGAGTACGCGTAAAGCGGCTAAAGCGCTGGGAATAAGCCAAAGTACCTGTGCACGCCTGGCCAAAAAATATAGAGTAAATTATGGCTGA
- a CDS encoding acyl-CoA dehydrogenase family protein, which yields MDFELDKDLLALKESVQKVVQETVAARAGELDEIGGYPWDIKEAFAENKILAIPFPKEYGGTGGTALQMCIATEEVSKASCSVAMILTGQCLGSAAITIAGTEEQKQRFLPDLASGKTLAAYGLTEPDAGSDVASLQTTAVRDGDDYVVTGTKRFITYGDIADVMTLFVKTVDPNTKEKKVSCLVAEKGPGWIVSKLEHKIGIKGSTTTELFLDGLRVPVKNLLGKEGDGFKIAMQVLDKTRTTIAAQALGMAQSALDCAVQFAREHLEGGKPIGRKQGIQMKLADMEMKTQAARCISLFAADRYDHHDPNQSRYSSCAKAFATDMAMEVIGAAIQVLGEYGYTKQYPVERMFRDAKVQQIYEGTNEIQRIVIARSLLGKGF from the coding sequence TTGGACTTCGAGCTTGATAAAGATTTATTAGCGCTTAAGGAATCCGTGCAAAAGGTGGTGCAGGAAACAGTGGCGGCAAGGGCTGGGGAACTCGATGAAATCGGTGGCTATCCCTGGGATATCAAGGAAGCCTTCGCCGAGAACAAAATCCTGGCCATACCTTTTCCTAAGGAATATGGCGGCACCGGGGGCACGGCCCTTCAAATGTGTATCGCTACAGAGGAAGTATCCAAAGCGAGTTGCAGTGTGGCCATGATCCTGACCGGCCAATGCCTGGGTTCAGCGGCCATAACCATTGCCGGAACAGAGGAACAGAAACAGCGTTTTCTTCCTGACCTGGCCAGCGGTAAGACCTTGGCTGCCTACGGGCTTACCGAGCCCGATGCCGGTTCGGATGTGGCAAGCCTGCAGACGACGGCCGTGCGGGATGGGGATGACTACGTGGTAACCGGCACCAAGCGGTTTATCACCTATGGCGATATCGCCGACGTGATGACCCTCTTCGTAAAGACCGTGGATCCAAATACCAAGGAAAAGAAGGTGTCCTGTCTGGTGGCGGAGAAAGGGCCAGGCTGGATTGTCAGCAAGCTGGAGCACAAAATCGGGATTAAAGGTTCAACAACGACGGAGTTGTTTTTAGATGGTTTGCGGGTTCCGGTAAAAAATCTCCTGGGTAAAGAAGGGGACGGGTTTAAAATCGCCATGCAGGTCCTTGATAAAACGAGAACGACCATCGCGGCGCAGGCGCTTGGCATGGCGCAGAGCGCTCTCGACTGTGCGGTGCAGTTTGCCCGTGAGCATCTGGAAGGCGGCAAACCGATCGGCAGAAAACAGGGTATCCAGATGAAGCTGGCCGACATGGAAATGAAAACCCAGGCCGCCCGTTGCATATCGCTTTTCGCCGCAGACAGATACGACCATCATGACCCTAACCAGAGCCGGTATTCATCCTGCGCCAAGGCCTTTGCCACCGATATGGCCATGGAGGTGATCGGTGCCGCGATCCAGGTGTTGGGGGAGTATGGCTACACGAAGCAGTACCCGGTGGAGCGAATGTTCCGGGATGCCAAGGTTCAGCAGATTTACGAAGGAACAAACGAGATCCAGCGGATTGTTATCGCCCGGAGTCTGTTGGGCAAAGGTTTCTAA
- a CDS encoding aldehyde ferredoxin oxidoreductase N-terminal domain-containing protein, producing the protein MRYGETGYNLEIDLATGNIERVETYPKSVETLLGGQGTALKILWDRVPPDVEPFSPDNLLIFSAGLLHGTPVPGANRTSVSTINPQSNLYVHSGFGGFFGPELKHAGYDQIIIRGKSPRLVYLWIHNDKVEIRDASQLTGKSAREVAVLIQQELKDSKIQVAAIGLAGENRVYQSTIEHSNSSASQGAGTIMGDKGIKAIAVRGNKEINIARPADLWELCLRQYQRIYDNPYCGDVFLREEDDSWHANHFACGDAQGRARGYWNKELQDEWTVRVESVRTYLQWENYSQVMEEMEETVVETSKMLRGTACYNCPKECHQAISLPNSRKYFLKSYCKLAYAKAAYEDTKLNYDVLCAIQDYGLDEFAMHHVLSFVVELCNAGILTDADLPEFPAEVEGRMIYLAEKIAQREGVGDKLAKGIYEAARQIGKGAEAHVRNITKKIEQAPLRQEKVNYPYFLMYATGDKTNITQVEGSFPQQPIPDPEERKKFVECWEAAPEKFKKWFLEWEPGQQLPIEAAVNIAAWNEVMHYVDDAVGMCTWLSSFRGQYGGSPPYHLYNLPKYIHLAAGIELDPEKLWEIGKRNRNLVRAINVRRGMRRADEQPPEAHWKERDPEAEQQLLDAYYEFKGWTRDGIPTRETLDSLGLDYVSEDLVKREILKG; encoded by the coding sequence ATGCGATACGGAGAAACAGGGTATAACCTAGAGATCGATTTAGCGACGGGGAATATTGAACGGGTGGAAACGTACCCGAAATCAGTCGAAACCCTTCTCGGAGGGCAGGGTACGGCCTTGAAGATACTTTGGGACAGGGTTCCCCCTGATGTTGAACCCTTTTCTCCCGATAATCTGCTCATCTTCAGTGCGGGTCTTCTGCATGGCACGCCCGTTCCAGGCGCCAACCGTACCAGTGTCAGCACGATCAATCCCCAGTCAAACCTTTACGTTCATTCCGGATTCGGAGGCTTTTTCGGACCGGAACTGAAGCATGCGGGTTACGACCAGATCATCATTCGCGGCAAATCTCCCCGCCTTGTTTACCTGTGGATCCACAATGACAAGGTAGAAATACGGGATGCGAGTCAACTCACCGGGAAAAGCGCTCGTGAAGTTGCCGTTCTTATTCAACAGGAGTTGAAGGACAGCAAAATCCAGGTGGCGGCCATCGGCCTGGCCGGAGAAAACCGGGTCTATCAGTCTACCATCGAACACTCCAACTCCAGCGCCTCTCAAGGGGCAGGCACAATCATGGGGGATAAGGGAATCAAAGCGATTGCCGTGCGGGGAAATAAGGAGATCAATATCGCCCGACCGGCTGACCTTTGGGAACTATGCCTTCGTCAATATCAGAGAATTTACGATAACCCCTATTGCGGCGATGTCTTCCTGCGTGAGGAGGACGATTCCTGGCACGCCAATCATTTCGCCTGTGGTGATGCGCAGGGGCGGGCAAGAGGTTATTGGAACAAAGAACTTCAGGACGAGTGGACGGTGCGTGTTGAAAGTGTGCGGACTTACCTCCAGTGGGAAAATTACAGCCAGGTCATGGAGGAGATGGAGGAAACGGTCGTTGAAACGAGCAAGATGCTGAGGGGAACCGCCTGTTACAACTGTCCGAAGGAATGCCATCAGGCGATTTCCCTGCCGAATTCGCGCAAATATTTTCTAAAATCCTACTGCAAACTTGCTTATGCGAAAGCGGCCTACGAGGATACGAAGCTTAATTACGATGTGCTTTGCGCCATCCAGGATTACGGCCTGGATGAATTCGCCATGCATCACGTCCTTTCTTTTGTCGTTGAACTATGTAACGCCGGCATTTTAACGGACGCAGACCTGCCGGAGTTTCCTGCCGAGGTCGAAGGCAGAATGATCTATCTGGCTGAAAAAATCGCCCAGCGGGAAGGGGTCGGCGATAAGCTGGCTAAGGGGATCTATGAGGCCGCTCGTCAGATCGGTAAGGGAGCGGAAGCCCATGTTCGCAATATCACGAAAAAAATCGAGCAGGCGCCCCTCAGACAGGAAAAAGTCAATTACCCGTATTTTCTGATGTATGCCACCGGAGACAAGACCAATATCACCCAGGTCGAAGGCTCTTTTCCCCAGCAACCCATCCCCGATCCGGAGGAGCGGAAAAAATTCGTAGAATGCTGGGAGGCCGCTCCGGAGAAATTCAAAAAATGGTTCCTGGAATGGGAACCGGGTCAACAGCTTCCCATCGAAGCGGCAGTCAACATTGCCGCCTGGAACGAGGTGATGCATTACGTCGATGATGCCGTCGGCATGTGCACCTGGCTGTCATCGTTCCGAGGTCAATACGGCGGAAGCCCCCCTTATCACCTTTATAATCTGCCGAAGTACATCCACCTGGCTGCCGGCATCGAGCTCGATCCTGAAAAGCTTTGGGAAATCGGGAAAAGAAACCGCAATCTGGTCAGGGCCATCAATGTGAGAAGAGGCATGCGAAGAGCCGATGAACAGCCGCCGGAGGCCCATTGGAAAGAAAGGGATCCGGAGGCGGAGCAGCAACTCCTGGATGCCTATTATGAATTCAAAGGTTGGACACGAGATGGTATTCCGACCAGAGAGACGTTGGACAGTCTGGGCTTGGATTACGTGAGCGAAGATCTCGTAAAGCGGGAGATCCTGAAGGGCTAG